One Pyrus communis chromosome 4, drPyrComm1.1, whole genome shotgun sequence genomic region harbors:
- the LOC137732308 gene encoding protein SRC2-like, which yields MDQRTLELELISAKDIKDVNLISKMDVYAVVSLQGDDDSRGKQQKTKTEVARGCGTHPTWNFRTKFVLDEFLTEQNRLFIVFKLVCQRSLGDKDIGQVVVPVKELFDSVKADAASMKFVAYQVRKPSGKPKGELNFSYKFGDKVAAPQAAATAAPSKGNEPVTAYPVVGPSVQPMVGYGGYPPPVGTSAGPPPPGYEYPPPPHGYGYPPPPPGYGYPPPPPGYGYPGPPPPGYGYPAVQQAQPEAKKKNKFGMGLGAGLLGGMLGGLLIGDMVSGGGGCGGGGCGGGGGCGG from the coding sequence atgGATCAGAGGACCCTAGAGCTCGAACTCATCTCAGCCAAAGACATCAAAGACGTCAACCTCATATCCAAGATGGACGTATACGCCGTCGTCTCCCTCCAAGGCGACGACGACTCTCGCGGCAAGCAGCAGAAAACCAAGACCGAAGTCGCCCGGGGATGCGGGACCCATCCCACCTGGAACTTCCGCACGAAGTTCGTTCTCGACGAGTTCCTAACTGAGCAGAACCGCCTCTTCATCGTCTTCAAGCTCGTCTGCCAGCGCAGCCTCGGCGACAAAGACATCGGCCAGGTCGTCGTCCCCGTTAAGGAGCTTTTTGACTCCGTCAAGGCTGACGCCGCCTCCATGAAGTTCGTCGCTTACCAAGTcagaaagccctctgggaagcCGAAAGGTGAGCTCAATTTTTCCTACAAATTTGGTGACAAAGTGGCGGCTCCACAGGCAGCGGCGACTGCGGCACCATCGAAGGGTAACGAGCCGGTAACAGCCTATCCGGTGGTTGGACCGTCAGTCCAGCCGATGGTGGGGTACGGTGGATACCCCCCTCCAGTTGGCACCTCTGCTGGGCCTCCGCCACCTGGATACGAGTACCCACCACCGCCGCATGGATATGGATACCCGCCACCGCCACCGGGATACGGCTACCCGCCACCACCACCAGGGTATGGGTACCCGGGGCCGCCACCTCCGGGGTATGGGTACCCCGCGGTGCAGCAAGCCCAACCGGAggcaaagaagaagaacaagtttGGGATGGGACTGGGGGCTGGATTGTTAGGGGGAATGCTTGGTGGTTTGTTGATTGGAGATATGGTATCTGGTGGCGGTGGCTGCGGTGGCGGTGGCTGCGGCGGTGGCGGTGGATGTGGTGGTTAG